The following DNA comes from Moritella sp. 24.
CTTGCTGGTAATCTTGCTGCATAAGCAATACTTGCAGCTGTAAATTACTGGCTAATAATTGACGTTCAACACTGTATTCTCGCTGTTGCTGATAAAACGCTGCAATACCTTTAATAAGACCAGCATTCGCTTCGCTTTTTTCTTTACGCTGGCTATCGTCTTGCGCTGTCATTTTAGTAAAGGCAGTCGTCAACGTGACATAACGGCTATATACCGCTGCTGGCACTTGCTGCGCCTGCACCGATGGTAATATCGATAGTGACAACAAAATAACGAATAACAGTAATGAAAAATGCTGCTTCACTTTAATTAAGTTCAAAAACCATTCTCCATTTTTTCCATACTTCAGTGCCTGCTGGGGCTTTTTCAAACTGCCAACGGCGCACTGACTTACGTGATGCTTTAGCAAAATAACCACGGGGGGTTTCTTCGATAACCTTGATCTCTTCTGCACGACCATCATCATTCACGAGGATATGTAATAACACAGACCCTTCAATTTTGAGGCGTTTAGCTTTGTACGGATATTGCGGGTTAGTTTTACGTAGTACTTTAGCAAAACCAATTTCAGGCTCACCAACACTTGCTTGCTCAACAGCGCTAACTGCGACAGGTGCTACAACAGCTTGTGGTTGAATATAACTGGTAACATCAACCAATTGCGGTGCAACATCAAAAGTTGGTATCGATAACGCAGGTAAGGTGATACTGCTATTTAAATTAATATTTTGCACATCAAAACT
Coding sequences within:
- a CDS encoding energy transducer TonB yields the protein MLQLQQRGSKRFRLLAFLLAVLVNISLAALIYGLTIGSNKAPVKDPITINFRQFTDSTVEEQELTPELEVIPEPKPQQDMVAPAQVVQPSFDVQNINLNSSITLPALSIPTFDVAPQLVDVTSYIQPQAVVAPVAVSAVEQASVGEPEIGFAKVLRKTNPQYPYKAKRLKIEGSVLLHILVNDDGRAEEIKVIEETPRGYFAKASRKSVRRWQFEKAPAGTEVWKKWRMVFELN